Proteins from one Piscinibacter lacus genomic window:
- a CDS encoding DEAD/DEAH box helicase: MKQFLVSGFEPADAFMHGLMSRFTEDEDAWLKGPYVQMGLPFAVGSAGRTFFKTFETEHPGYHHQELAWKRLSSQHQAASTLVATGTGSGKTECFLFPLLDHCTRARAAGEAGVKALVIYPMNALATDQAKRIAERVAQTPAFAGMRVGLYVGGNAGKPGEGMVMTPTSVITDRDTMRKHPPDILLTNYKMLDYLMLRPKDRQLWAQNKPTTLRYVVVDELHTFDGAQGTDLALLLRRLRARLQSPEGHLICAGTSATLGGSSDTEPLREYARQVFGVPFGADAVVTENRLTVDAFLGDAMVEHMFMWRPELDAVLQPAQYANPVDAVRAWFGVFFPGLAQPSGPDEVASAAWRQALGQHLKEHQLFVNLLRLMKGGVVSYSALEDAFARNMPAASRVQVARVLDGMLVLVAWALREGKQPLVTLRVQLWVRELRRMVGKLALDPQDVRLRSERDLPGERDGVYLPMVQCSQCRTTGWLSRLVQGSSKLSTKPDEIYNTWFSRRPEAARLYAAKSLGRSHVQGVHQYACVACGNVQAGEGACLACAHQELLYVFQVTAQRSHVVGNAQYTRHDDTCPSCGERDELLLLGARNATLGSQVVEASWASLFNDDKKLIAFSDSVQDAAHRAGFFGARTWQNNVRMAWAHVLDELGVVRMPWSELLSRAAQRFDAPDSVLHMTPETLVAEFLAPNMSWQHDWSVELLEKGQLPANSRLPGKVRKRMLWQLFSDLTYQSQRGRTLERIGKVTMSVPWERIQEVAAELLPRLREGFGAHGLDLPVLSQWLWGTLAHMRRRGGVMHPEMVAYAGDGQVWQLAKGAGRREWMPAMGDYTPHPVFLTLGKHSSFDKLSGNSRPTWYDRWAAAALGQQMLLAKGMAPELYAAAFDALLKAGVLLRTTHHQGDTLALNPEALEVDTEVAFISTTGSKRRLTVPRRVAEHLLGMPCLDAVESIYEQLIPEAADWWVRRFSQGDLRRVIAAEHTGLLDRQEREALEQRFKDKKPRPWFENLLSATPTLEMGVDIGDLSSVLLCSVPPNQASFLQRMGRAGRRDGNAMTTTLADGNSPHDLYFFAETEEMIAGEVAPPGVFLQAAEVLRRQLFAFCMDDWVSSLRNANALPDKTSQALDAMEQAKLDRFPAIFCDHVLKHEQRLFDSFMALLGKDVDDVVHGRLWDFMQGQGEADGLRTRLTKALEELVEERKTYKKRKDELDRAKTKAQQKPQDEATKNEIDELLRERDKMLELIKEINSRDLLNTLTDAGLIPNYAFPESGIQLKSVLWRKRGEDEPGQGAYVALATQKYERPAQSALSEFAPENRFYANQRRVEVDQINMNLAKAEDWRFCPSCHHMQNLTVEADVHATCPHCGDPMWTDGGQKHTLLRFRQAIANSNDTDVRIDDSSEDREPRYYVRQLMADFQPAYIREAWQIPTGGTPFGFEFISRVTFRDVNFGELAKPGEAFKVADKESQRPGFKLCKHCGKVQKPPRRGAGTAEQSHSFDCPKHGSDDPANLLDCLYLYREFESEALRILVPYTKNGVDEKVVQSFMAAVQLGLKRRFGGKVDHLRMVLQDEPGKDGGPRKHYVMLYDSVPGGTGYLHQLLAHDAKTLADVLRMALDALTGCSCNQDPEKDGCYRCLYQYRLGRSMELVSRDNAKAVLTELVGSLPSLERVKTISDIYINPNFDSVLEARFIDSLKKMSGVAGLPPIKLVQDVVHGKSGFVLEVGSQRYRIEPQCELNGDAGVPVPSKPDFVIWPWASGSKRRPVAVFCDGWAYHKDCMREDALKRSAIVASGKFWTWSVTHQDVSAAIDGNAESDLDPATVTLNRHDGGKAPPSVPRAQEKAFTQHAVARLLQWLAAPAGPTDVDSAVEAQQRNAVWLEFLMVPSTAEDKAAAEVQRAPWLPQLPMHVREPGPGFAPVMSKTNGAASVLGWWPVLLAKGLPSHQNWASPTAVLLDASVAGDEDALHRAWRRWLQLFNTLQFLSGTVLVTGEGLAAHDYDALVPAAAGTTPAAPAAQAALNAAWQAVVEQALEALAPGLKQLAQSGASLPEVGLELVDAKGRVSADCELAWVQEKVVVLRSDQADLVELWGAENWKVVLLDEAMNLVVGAPWSVAAAASLGLELNVNEGGAA; encoded by the coding sequence TTGAAACAGTTCCTCGTCTCCGGCTTCGAGCCGGCCGACGCCTTCATGCACGGCCTGATGAGCCGGTTCACCGAAGACGAGGACGCCTGGCTCAAGGGTCCGTACGTCCAGATGGGGCTGCCGTTCGCCGTAGGCTCGGCGGGGCGGACCTTCTTCAAGACCTTCGAGACCGAGCACCCCGGCTACCACCACCAAGAACTGGCTTGGAAGCGGCTGTCCAGCCAGCACCAGGCCGCCAGCACGTTGGTGGCCACTGGCACGGGTTCTGGCAAGACTGAGTGCTTCCTGTTCCCGCTGCTGGACCATTGCACGCGAGCGCGTGCCGCAGGCGAGGCGGGCGTGAAGGCGCTGGTCATCTACCCCATGAACGCCTTGGCCACGGACCAGGCGAAACGCATCGCGGAGCGCGTTGCCCAGACGCCAGCCTTCGCCGGCATGCGGGTGGGCCTCTACGTCGGCGGGAACGCTGGCAAGCCAGGCGAAGGCATGGTGATGACGCCGACCAGCGTCATCACCGACCGCGACACGATGCGCAAGCATCCGCCAGACATCTTGCTGACCAACTACAAGATGCTGGACTACCTGATGTTGCGGCCGAAGGACCGGCAGCTCTGGGCACAGAACAAGCCGACCACGCTGCGCTACGTGGTGGTGGACGAACTGCACACTTTCGACGGTGCACAAGGCACCGACCTGGCCCTGCTGCTGCGCCGGCTGCGTGCCCGGCTGCAGTCACCGGAGGGGCACCTGATTTGCGCGGGCACATCGGCCACGCTGGGGGGCTCGTCGGATACCGAGCCCCTGCGCGAGTACGCCCGTCAGGTGTTCGGCGTGCCGTTCGGCGCCGATGCGGTGGTGACCGAGAACCGCCTCACTGTCGATGCCTTCCTGGGCGACGCGATGGTCGAGCACATGTTCATGTGGCGGCCCGAGCTGGACGCGGTGCTGCAGCCGGCTCAGTACGCCAACCCTGTGGATGCGGTTCGGGCGTGGTTCGGCGTGTTCTTCCCGGGGCTGGCTCAACCTTCTGGGCCGGATGAGGTGGCATCAGCCGCTTGGCGTCAGGCACTTGGTCAACACCTGAAGGAGCACCAGCTCTTCGTCAACCTCCTGCGGTTGATGAAGGGCGGCGTCGTCAGCTACAGCGCGCTGGAGGATGCCTTTGCTCGCAACATGCCTGCGGCCAGCCGCGTTCAGGTGGCCAGGGTGCTTGACGGCATGCTGGTGCTGGTGGCCTGGGCGCTGCGGGAGGGCAAGCAGCCGCTGGTGACGCTGCGTGTTCAGCTGTGGGTGCGCGAGCTGCGCCGCATGGTAGGCAAGCTGGCGCTGGACCCGCAGGACGTTCGGCTGCGCAGTGAACGGGACCTGCCCGGGGAGCGCGACGGTGTGTACCTGCCCATGGTGCAGTGCAGCCAGTGCCGCACCACGGGCTGGCTGTCGCGCCTGGTGCAGGGCAGCAGCAAGCTCTCGACCAAGCCCGACGAGATTTACAACACTTGGTTCTCCCGCCGGCCGGAGGCGGCCAGGCTCTACGCAGCCAAGAGTCTCGGACGCTCGCATGTCCAAGGCGTCCATCAATACGCCTGCGTGGCTTGCGGCAACGTGCAGGCCGGCGAGGGGGCGTGCCTGGCCTGCGCGCACCAGGAGTTGCTCTACGTCTTTCAGGTCACGGCGCAGCGCTCGCATGTGGTCGGCAACGCCCAGTACACCCGGCACGACGACACCTGCCCCAGTTGTGGCGAGCGAGATGAGTTGCTTCTGCTCGGTGCCCGGAACGCCACACTGGGCTCGCAGGTGGTGGAGGCGAGCTGGGCCAGCCTGTTCAACGACGACAAGAAGCTGATTGCGTTCTCGGACTCTGTGCAGGACGCCGCTCACCGCGCCGGCTTCTTCGGTGCGCGCACTTGGCAGAACAACGTGCGCATGGCCTGGGCCCATGTGTTGGATGAGCTGGGCGTGGTGCGTATGCCGTGGTCCGAGCTCTTGTCCCGCGCCGCCCAGCGCTTTGACGCTCCGGATTCGGTGCTGCACATGACGCCGGAGACCCTGGTGGCCGAGTTCCTGGCGCCGAACATGAGCTGGCAGCACGACTGGTCGGTCGAGTTGCTGGAGAAAGGGCAGTTGCCGGCCAACTCGCGCCTGCCGGGCAAGGTGAGGAAGCGCATGCTGTGGCAGCTGTTTAGCGACCTGACCTATCAGAGCCAGCGCGGCCGCACGCTGGAGCGCATTGGCAAGGTGACGATGTCGGTGCCGTGGGAGCGCATCCAGGAAGTTGCAGCGGAGCTGCTGCCCCGCTTGCGCGAGGGGTTCGGCGCCCACGGGCTGGACCTGCCGGTGCTGTCGCAATGGCTCTGGGGCACGCTGGCCCACATGCGCCGCCGCGGTGGCGTGATGCACCCGGAAATGGTGGCCTACGCGGGCGACGGCCAGGTGTGGCAACTGGCCAAAGGCGCAGGGCGTCGCGAATGGATGCCGGCCATGGGCGACTACACGCCGCACCCGGTCTTCCTGACGCTGGGCAAGCACTCGTCGTTTGACAAGCTCAGCGGCAACAGCCGTCCCACTTGGTACGACCGCTGGGCGGCTGCTGCGCTGGGCCAGCAAATGCTGCTGGCCAAGGGCATGGCCCCCGAGCTGTACGCCGCTGCGTTCGACGCGCTGCTGAAGGCGGGCGTCCTGCTTCGCACCACCCACCATCAAGGCGACACGCTGGCTCTGAACCCCGAGGCGCTGGAGGTCGACACCGAGGTGGCCTTCATCTCGACCACCGGCAGCAAGCGCCGGCTGACCGTGCCGCGTCGGGTGGCCGAGCACCTGCTGGGCATGCCCTGCCTGGACGCCGTGGAGTCCATCTACGAACAACTCATTCCCGAAGCCGCTGATTGGTGGGTGCGACGCTTCAGCCAGGGTGACCTGCGCCGGGTGATTGCCGCCGAGCACACCGGCCTGTTGGACAGGCAGGAGCGCGAGGCGCTGGAACAGCGCTTCAAGGACAAGAAGCCACGCCCGTGGTTCGAGAACCTGCTGTCGGCCACGCCGACGCTCGAGATGGGCGTGGACATCGGCGACCTGTCGTCGGTGTTGCTGTGCTCGGTGCCGCCGAATCAGGCCAGCTTTCTGCAGCGCATGGGACGTGCGGGGCGCCGGGATGGCAATGCCATGACGACGACGCTGGCCGACGGCAACAGCCCGCATGACCTGTACTTCTTCGCCGAGACCGAGGAGATGATTGCCGGCGAGGTGGCGCCCCCTGGCGTCTTCCTGCAGGCCGCCGAAGTGCTGCGCCGGCAGTTGTTCGCGTTCTGCATGGACGACTGGGTGTCCAGCCTGCGCAATGCCAACGCCTTGCCTGACAAGACCTCCCAGGCGCTGGACGCCATGGAGCAGGCCAAGCTGGACCGCTTCCCGGCCATCTTCTGCGACCACGTCCTGAAGCACGAGCAGCGGCTGTTCGACAGCTTCATGGCCTTGCTCGGCAAAGACGTCGACGACGTCGTCCACGGCAGGCTATGGGACTTCATGCAAGGTCAAGGCGAGGCCGACGGCCTGCGAACCCGGCTGACCAAGGCCCTGGAAGAGCTGGTCGAGGAGCGCAAAACCTACAAGAAGCGCAAGGACGAACTCGACAGGGCCAAGACCAAGGCCCAGCAGAAGCCGCAGGACGAGGCCACGAAGAACGAAATCGATGAGCTGCTGCGCGAGCGCGACAAAATGCTCGAGCTCATCAAGGAAATCAACAGCCGAGACCTGTTGAACACCCTGACCGATGCCGGCCTGATACCCAACTACGCATTCCCGGAGTCAGGCATCCAACTGAAGTCCGTGTTGTGGCGCAAGCGCGGCGAAGACGAGCCCGGCCAGGGGGCCTACGTGGCCCTGGCAACGCAGAAGTACGAGCGGCCAGCGCAGTCGGCGCTGTCGGAGTTCGCGCCGGAGAACCGCTTTTATGCCAACCAGCGCCGGGTTGAAGTTGACCAAATCAATATGAACCTGGCCAAGGCGGAGGACTGGCGTTTCTGCCCGAGCTGCCACCACATGCAGAACCTGACGGTGGAGGCCGACGTGCACGCCACCTGTCCGCACTGCGGTGACCCGATGTGGACAGACGGTGGCCAGAAGCACACCTTGCTGCGCTTCCGACAGGCGATTGCGAACAGCAACGACACCGACGTCCGCATCGACGACAGCTCGGAAGACCGGGAGCCGCGGTACTACGTCCGCCAGTTGATGGCCGACTTCCAGCCCGCATACATCCGCGAGGCCTGGCAGATTCCCACGGGGGGCACGCCGTTTGGCTTCGAGTTCATCTCACGTGTGACGTTCCGCGACGTCAACTTCGGCGAGCTGGCCAAGCCGGGTGAGGCCTTCAAGGTGGCCGACAAGGAATCGCAGCGCCCCGGCTTCAAGCTGTGCAAGCACTGCGGCAAGGTGCAGAAGCCGCCGCGCCGCGGGGCTGGGACGGCCGAGCAGAGCCACAGCTTCGACTGTCCGAAGCATGGCAGTGACGACCCGGCCAACCTGCTGGACTGCCTGTACCTGTACCGCGAGTTCGAATCCGAGGCGCTGCGCATCCTGGTGCCGTACACCAAGAACGGTGTCGATGAGAAGGTAGTGCAGTCCTTCATGGCCGCTGTGCAGCTTGGCCTGAAGCGCCGCTTCGGCGGCAAGGTGGACCACCTGCGCATGGTCCTGCAGGACGAGCCCGGCAAGGACGGCGGGCCGCGCAAGCACTACGTGATGCTCTACGACTCAGTGCCGGGCGGCACGGGCTATTTGCACCAGTTGCTGGCCCATGATGCCAAGACACTGGCCGACGTGCTGCGCATGGCGCTGGATGCGCTGACCGGCTGCTCGTGCAACCAGGACCCTGAGAAGGACGGCTGCTACCGCTGCCTGTACCAATACCGGCTCGGTCGCAGCATGGAGCTCGTTTCACGTGACAACGCCAAGGCCGTGCTCACGGAGCTGGTGGGCTCGCTGCCGTCGCTGGAGCGGGTCAAGACCATCTCGGACATCTACATCAACCCGAACTTCGATTCGGTCCTCGAGGCTCGCTTCATCGATAGCCTGAAGAAGATGAGCGGTGTGGCGGGGCTACCGCCTATCAAGTTGGTGCAGGACGTTGTACATGGCAAGTCGGGCTTCGTTCTTGAGGTGGGCAGCCAGCGCTATCGTATTGAGCCCCAGTGCGAGTTGAATGGCGACGCTGGAGTGCCAGTGCCGAGCAAGCCGGACTTCGTCATCTGGCCCTGGGCCTCGGGCTCCAAGCGGCGGCCCGTGGCGGTTTTCTGTGACGGCTGGGCGTACCACAAGGACTGCATGCGTGAAGACGCGCTGAAGCGCAGCGCCATCGTCGCCAGCGGGAAGTTCTGGACCTGGTCGGTGACGCACCAGGATGTCTCGGCCGCCATTGACGGCAACGCCGAGTCTGACCTGGACCCGGCGACTGTGACGCTCAATCGGCACGACGGTGGTAAGGCGCCGCCGAGCGTGCCCAGGGCACAGGAAAAGGCGTTCACCCAGCATGCGGTCGCGCGGTTGCTGCAGTGGCTGGCAGCCCCAGCCGGCCCCACGGACGTGGACAGTGCTGTGGAGGCGCAGCAGCGCAACGCGGTGTGGCTTGAGTTCCTGATGGTGCCGTCGACCGCGGAGGACAAGGCCGCAGCTGAAGTGCAGCGGGCGCCATGGCTTCCGCAACTTCCAATGCACGTCCGAGAGCCCGGACCTGGCTTTGCGCCGGTGATGTCGAAGACCAACGGCGCCGCTTCGGTGCTGGGATGGTGGCCGGTGCTGCTCGCCAAAGGCCTGCCTTCACATCAAAACTGGGCCAGCCCGACTGCTGTGCTGTTGGATGCCTCAGTGGCTGGGGACGAGGATGCGCTGCACCGGGCTTGGCGTCGGTGGCTGCAGTTGTTCAACACCCTGCAGTTCCTGTCGGGCACCGTCCTCGTGACTGGCGAAGGCCTGGCTGCGCATGACTACGACGCGCTGGTCCCCGCGGCGGCCGGTACGACTCCGGCGGCGCCGGCAGCGCAGGCGGCACTCAACGCGGCCTGGCAGGCCGTTGTCGAGCAGGCGTTGGAAGCGCTTGCGCCGGGGCTCAAGCAACTGGCCCAGTCCGGCGCATCGCTGCCCGAAGTGGGCCTGGAGCTGGTAGACGCCAAGGGGCGCGTCTCGGCGGATTGCGAGCTGGCATGGGTGCAGGAGAAGGTCGTCGTCCTGCGCTCCGACCAGGCCGACCTCGTCGAGCTGTGGGGCGCGGAGAACTGGAAGGTCGTG